CTTGTATTTTGAAGGATCGCCGATGGCGCCGATCACTTCCTGAAGATCCGGCTCCCGTTCCAGCCGTAAATTGTGTCCCTTGATGAAATCGGTCTTCTGACGGATGCAGAACACGCAGGCATTGGTGCAGCGGTTGGTGATGTTGAGGTAGAGCGAGTTCCGGATCTGATAGGCAATCTTGGCCGGATCAATTTTACCGATGTTGAAAAACTTTTTGGCGTTCAAAGTGGTCGCCCGGCAGACATCATCATAAGTCAGCGGATCAAGCAGCTCCGATATTCTCCGGACGATGATCTCCAGATAGGCCGGCTCGTTGCGCGCTCCCCGGTGCGGCTCCGGGGCCAGGTAGGGGCAGTCAGTCTCCAGCAGCAGGCTCTCAATGCCCACAGTTCTCAGCACTTCGGGCAGGTGCTTGGAGTTCTTGAAAGTAACCGGCCCGCCGACCGAAAGCAGGTATCCCCGCTTCTTTGCCTCTTTGGCCATTTCCGCGTCCCCGGCAAAACAATGGAGGACCACTTTAAGGCCGGGGCGTTCTTTCAAGATATCCATAATTTCTTTATGAGCGTCCCGGTCGTGAACCACCGCCGGGAGCTTCAGGGTCTCCGCCCAGGCCAATTGCTTTTTAAAGGCTGCGATCTGAATTTCTTTTGGCGACAGGTTCCGGTGATAATCCATGCCCGTCTCTCCGATAGCCACCACCTTGGGGTGCTTGGCCAGGTTCCCCAACTCTTTAAACGCATTTTCATCAAGGGCCTTGGCGTCATGGGGATGGATGCCCACCGCAGCATAGCAGCAGTCGTACTTTTCGGATAGTTCCACGGATTGAAAGCTGGACTTCAGGTCGTAGCCGACGTTGATGATGTATTCCACCCCGGCCTGCCGGGCCCTGTCTATCACCTGGTCCCGGTCGCGCTTGAAATCGTTCTCGGTCAAGTGGGCGTGAGTGTCGATGATGTTATTTTGAGACATAGCGACTAAAATCTTCCGGTTATCCAGGAAGTTTGAGTTTTTACTTTTCCGACCGCCAGGGCCAGGCCCAGCGGCACCCCGTCAAAGTTGATCTCCAAACTGCTCAGGCGCTTGTGCTCCTGGTTGCGGACAGTTCTTATTCCCAGAGCATAGCCGCCGAGCATCCCGACAGTGGCGGTGCCGGTGATCAAGCGCAGCATACCGACGTCATTATCATGGGGAGCGAAAAGAAAACCGAAGCCGGCCCCGAACAAGGCCCCGCCGGCGGCGGTGCCGGTTACGATAAAACCGTCACCCCGGGAATAATTATAACCTTTGATGTATCTGTGGCCGCAATAAAGCCCGGCCGCGCTACCCATAAAACAGAAGGTGCTCATCATGCGGGCGTCAATTCTAATGAGGTCTTCGTCTCCCTTGCTAAATGCGCAAAGATATAATCCGGCACCGGCGGCCATGCCCGCCCATCCC
This genomic stretch from candidate division TA06 bacterium harbors:
- a CDS encoding YchF/TatD family DNA exonuclease — its product is MSQNNIIDTHAHLTENDFKRDRDQVIDRARQAGVEYIINVGYDLKSSFQSVELSEKYDCCYAAVGIHPHDAKALDENAFKELGNLAKHPKVVAIGETGMDYHRNLSPKEIQIAAFKKQLAWAETLKLPAVVHDRDAHKEIMDILKERPGLKVVLHCFAGDAEMAKEAKKRGYLLSVGGPVTFKNSKHLPEVLRTVGIESLLLETDCPYLAPEPHRGARNEPAYLEIIVRRISELLDPLTYDDVCRATTLNAKKFFNIGKIDPAKIAYQIRNSLYLNITNRCTNACVFCIRQKTDFIKGHNLRLEREPDLQEVIGAIGDPSKYKEVVFCGYGEPLLRLDLVKQVAEDLKKKKSRVRLNTNGQGNLIAGRNVVPELTGLIDEVSISLNVHSGEVYDKLCPSRFGGRAYQEVKGFAVECRRAGIKTAVTVLDLPGVDLEAARQTAKDLGVDIRIRHYDVVG